A window of Roseiflexus castenholzii DSM 13941 genomic DNA:
TGTTTGCGGCGATGATGTTCGGCGCCGTCGTGCGCGCCGCCGATCTGCGCTACTGGTGGGTTTACCCCGGTGCGCTGATTATCGCCGGCGGGTTGTTCCTGCTGATTGCGCTGGCGCCGCATCGCGCCGAACGCCTGACCTTCCGGACACTCATTCCGGGCATTCTGCTGCTCGCGTATGTCGTTTTCCTCGGTGTGTCGTATGCTCTGGGGCAGGGACCGAATCAGCGCGTGGTTCCGCTCGAAGGTCGTCCTGGCGTCGAATGGCCCCTCTGGTTGGGCATCGCTGTGGCGCTCATGGCGTCCGGGTATGCGCTGGTGATCCTGCTTCCCCGGCGCGCAAACGGGACCTCGCGCCTTGGTCTCGTCCTCGAATCGGTCGGCGCATGGACCATTGCAACGTTGCTTCTGGCAGCCATCTTCTTCACGCAGAGCCGTGGACCGTGGCTGGGCGGCTTTGCGTCGCTATTTGTATTCTTTACCCTGCTCCTGATTTTGGCGCTGCGTCGGGCGCAGCAGCAGAATCAGGAGCGCGCGCGCCTCTGGCGCAGGTTGCTGATCGGCGAAGTGGTGGTCGCGCTTGCGCTGGCAGGCTTTCTGGCAGCCTTCAATCTTTCCGATGCACCGCTATTCCAGCAGTTGCGTGACGTTCCGTACATCGGTCGCATGGGGCGTCTGCTCGAAGTTGAGACCGGCACCGGTCGAGTGCGCTGGTTGATCTGGTTTGGCGACGACAAAGCCGGCGGCGCAGCCGCGCTCATTCGCTCCGATCCGCTTCGCATGATTGTCGGTTGGGGTCCTGAAACCATGTTTGTGGCGTACAACCCCTTTTATCCTCCGTCGCTGACTAGCCTGGAAGCACGGACAGCGTCGCCGGATCGGTCGCATCAGGCGTACCTCGATGAAATGATCAACAAGGGCCTGCTGGGTCTCATCAGTTATCTGTTCCTGTTGTTCAGTTTCTTTGCGCTGGCATGGAGTCTGGCGAATCGTGTGACGGACTGGGGTCTCCAGGTGCTGATTACGGCGGCGATTGCTGCGGTGACGGCGCATGTTGTCGAAGGGTTGACCGGTATTCCCATTGTATCGACGCTCATGCTTCAATGGGTGTCGTTCGCGCTTGTAGTGGCGGTTGGCGCCATCGCAGGCGAGTACCGTATGCCGGGTGCTGCGCCGGTTCACCCGGGCGCTGGACCGGCGCCCGCTGCACCTGTTCCGGCAACGTCGGTGCGGCAGCGCGGCGGACGACGTGCTCAGGCGGTCAAACGTGGATCATCGTCAACCGGTCGATCAACGGTGCCATCCCGCGTCCGCTCCGAGGGACGCGCCGCAGCGATGGGGGTCTATGCCATCATTCTGATCCTGGTCTTTTTCGGGGTCTGGACGTCCAATGTGGACAGCGTGCTGGCGGACATGCGATTGCAACAGGCACAGGGGTATATCGACAGCCCAGGCGCCCGACTGGAACAACAGATCGTCGGTGCAAGTTATCTGCTCGATGCCATTCGCATGGAGCCGGATCAGGATTTCTACTACCTGACGCTCGGTCGGTCGTTGATGACCATGGTCTCATTGCGCGCCGACGAAGCGCGCCGCTCTGGCGCTTCACTTGGGCAGATCGATCCGAACGCCAGTGTCGCCACCCTGTTGCAACTCGATGACACAGCGGAACTTCAGGCGTTTGTGCTGAGGCGCACGCCGATGGAACTCCTCAGTTACGCGCGCGCTGTTCTGCTTCGCGCCCAGCAGATCGCGCCGCTCAACAAGGACCATGCGGCCAACCTGGCGCGCATGTACAACTTCTGGTATCAGACTCTCAGCGGTGGTCAGGATCGCGACGCACTCGCGCAGGCGATCGAGTGGTATCAACGGGCGCATGCGATTGCGCCGCAAGATGTCGCCATTCTGAACGAGTATGCCAGCGCTGTCGCGCGATCCGGCGACTACGACAAATCCCTGGCGCTGCTCGAAACATCGCGCAATCTTGATCCGCTCTACAACGATACCCTGTTGCGGATGGGCGAAGTTCTGCGGGCGCAAGGTCGCTTTGCAGAAGCCGTCGATCAGTATCTGACGCTGCTGGATCGCGATCCGTCTGCACTTAATGGGCAGATAAGCGCAATTGCAACGGTGCTTTCGTCCGACCCGGTACAATTGGCTCGCCTGCGCGATCGATACCGTGCAGCACAGGCGTCGCGCCCCGATGATCCGCAACTGGCGTCGATTGTTGGTCTGCTCTCGGTGCGGTCTGGCGACCTCGAAACCGCCGCAAGCGCGTTTGCCGAAGCGGTGCGATTGCAGCCGGACAACCTGGAAGCGCGCCAGAACTATACCATTGTGTTGAGCGATCTCCTGCGGTATGATCAGGCGGCGCAGCAGGCGCAAGAGTTGCTGACGCTCGCATCGCAGCGTCAGGAGACGACCGATCAACAACGCGCGGCAATCGAGGCGTTGCTCGGCTACCTTCGGCAGCGCGCCAATGGCGGTTGATGAGCTTTGCGCATCCGGTCTCCCCAGTCAGGCGTTACTGCACGCGAAGCCATCTTTTCGTGCAACGAGGAAGATTGTTCTAAGGATGCGCTTTGCTTGTTCCATCTGGCGCTGATGTGCCTGTATCTACCAATGACGATTGAAGATGCTGCATGCTGGTCATTCCGAGCGCAGCGACTTGTCATTCCGAGCGCAGCGACTTGTCATTCCGAGCCCTTCGCTTCGCTCAGGGTAAACGCAGCGAGGAATCTGAGCGGGTCGCGCAAGACCCCTCGCGCTGCTCGGGGTGACCATGCCGGATGGTCACTGGTTATTGGTATCGTTGCGAGGCGCGCCGGCGTCGCTCTTCCTGTCTCGCTTTCTCGCCGGGTTGATGATGTGGAGTGTCATGTGCCTGCCCTGTTGTCGATTTTTCTTAATGTGCTGGCGCCGGTCTTCCTGCTGGTCTCCTTTGGCTATATCGCTGGTCCCCGTCTCAATCTCGAATCGCGCACCCTGACGCGCTTTTCCTATTTTATCCTGATCCCCGCGTTCACCTTCGACGTGATGAGCAACGCGCGCATTGGCGCCGCGCTTGCCGGACAAATGGTGGCATATGCGATTATTGTGCATCTGGCATGCGCCGGCGTAGGGTATGTTGTGGCAACGCTGCTGAGCCGCTCGCCGAAAATGGTTGCCGCCTACATGCTGATCGCCATTTTCGGCAATGTCGGAAACTTTGGCATTCCGATCGTTCAGTTTCGCTTTCCCGGCAGCGATCAGGCGCTGGTCGCCGGGACCGTCTACTTTCTGGCGATTTCCAGTATCGCTTTTGTGGTCGGCGTGGCTGCGGCGAACTGGCATCGCGGCAGCGCCTGGCGCGCCGCGCTTGCGGTGGTCAAAACGCCGGCGCTCATCGCGGTTCCGCCGGCATTGCTGGTCAACAGTCTCCAGATTGAACTGCCGCCGCTCCTCTCGCGCTCGATCAGCCTCCTTTCCGCTGCTATGATCCCGACGATGCTGGTCGCGCTGGGGGTGCAACTCTCAGGAGCAGGCATGCCGCGCCTGACGCTCGATACCGTCCTGGCAGCCGTCGTTCGTCTGGTCGCGGGACCGGCGCTGGCGCTGGCGCTGGCGCCACTCTTCGGTCTCGATGGCATCGAGCGCGCGGTCGGCGTGTTGCAGGCGGCGATGCCGGCCGCGGTTCTGGCGTCGATCATCGCGGTTGAGAATGATCTATTGCCGGAATTTGTTATTACCACTGTTTTGTTTTCCACACTGCTCAGTATTGTGACATTGACCCTCGTGCTGGCGATTGTCTGAGCAAATTATGGTATAATCAACGTTGTCAGGTAGTCTCTCTGCCTTCCTGTTATTCGGTTCATACATTGCTTTCATCACCATACCGGCTGTCGCCACGTCGCGCAGCGCACGATTGTGCGCTATGCATACAGTGAGATGCTCTTTGGCATCTCTCGTGGGATAACAGTTTGATTATAAGCACTGGGAGAGAGACATGCAGGCGCTTTTACGCATCAGCGATGCGATCGATGCACTCAACGAATGGATTGGCGGCAAGACGGCGTACATTGTTATGGCAATGGTCGCTATTGGCTTTGTCAACGTCATTGCGCGCTACATCGGACGTTTTATCGGCACCCGCCTGACCTCCAACGCCATTATTGAACTTCAGTGGTACCTTTTTTCGATCATGTTCTTTCTGGGTTTCGCCTATATTCTGAAACACAACCTGAATGTGCGCGTCGATTTCTGGTATGCTAACTGGTCTCCCCAACGCCGCGCACTGATCGATCTGGTCGGAACCCTGCTCTTTCTGATCCCCTTCTGTATCCTCGCCATCGTTGTGACGATCAATCCGGTCATGTTCTCCTGGGGTCGTCTTCCGAACGGTAACTGGGGGGCATGGGAAATGTCGCCGGACCCGGATGGCCTGCCGCGCGCGCCGATCAAGTCGATGATCATCGTCGCCTTTGTGCTGCTGCTCTTGCAGGCGATTGCGCAGGCAATCAAATATCTTGCGGTCGTCACCAATACTGTGCGCGCTGAACAGGCGGCGCAGATCGAAGAATACCATGCGCCTGTAGTCGAATAGGAGTGTACAATGGGGTACGAGTGGCTGGCCATTGCCATGTTCGTCGGGTTCTTCTTTCTGCTGATCAGTGGATACCCGGTGGCCTTCTCCTTTGCCGGAACAGCGATCGTGTTCGGTCTGATCGGGTTGGCGCTCGATGCCGTCAAAATCGACCTGCTGCGCCTCTTGCCAAATCGCTGGTTCGGCACCATGTCCGATTTTACGCTGCTGGCGATACCCTTTTTTATCTACCTTGGTTCAGTGCTGGAAAAATCCGGTCTGGCGGAGGAATTGCTTGAAACGGTCGGGATTCTGCTTGGTCCGCTGCGCGGCGGCATCGCCCTCGCAGTCGTTGTGGTAGGAACGCTGCTGGCAGCGACCACTGGCGTCGTTGCGGCGACTATTATTGCTATGGGGTTGATCTCGCTGCCGATCATGGTTCGTCTGGGATACGATAGAGGTCTGGCGACCGGCGCTATTACGTCGTCGGGCACGCTGGCGCAGATGATTCCTCCAAGCCTGGTCCTTGTTGTGCTCAGCGATCAGATTGGCGTTTCGGTCGGCGACCTGTTCGCTGGTGCGTTGATTCCGGGCTTGATGCTGGCAGGGTCGTATGCGCTTTACTGTGTGGTGATTGCCTATCTGAAGCCGGAACTGGCGCCGCCGTTGCCGCTGGAGATGCGCCAGATTCGTGGTTGGGCGCTCTTCATGAAATCGTTGAAGGCGCTGGTGCCGCCGATTGCGCTGATCTTCGCCGTGCTCGGCAGTATTTTCTTCGGCCTGGCGACGCCGACGGAAGCCGGTTCGGTCGGCGCGGTCGGCGCCATCCTCCTGGCCTGGGCGAATAAACGCCTGAACTGGAAATTGCTGGCGGACTCGGCGCTCAGTACGGCGCGCACAAGTACGCTGGTGATTATGATTCTGTTCTGCTCGACGTTCTTCTCGTTGATATTCGAGGCGCTGGGCGGCACGAAATTTGTGACTGAGATTCTGACCGGACTGCCGGGCGGGATCGTGGCATTTATTATTGTCAGCAATATTGTCGTCTTTTTGCTGGGCATTTTCCTTGAGTTTGTCGAGATTTGCTTTATTGTGATGCCGCTCTTTGTTCCTGCCGCCAATGCGCTTGGCATAGACATGATCTGGTTCGGCATTATGATGGCGGTCAATCTGCAAACGGCGTTTATTTCGCCGCCGGTCGGCTTTTCGCTCTTCTACCTCCAGAGCGTTGCGCCGAAAGATGTCGAGACTGCCGACATCCATAAAGGGGCGCTGCCATTCATGGCGCTCCAAATCGTCGTGCTGATCCTGGTCATTCTGTTCCCCGGCACAGTGACGTGGCTGGTCGAGCGGGTGCAGGGGTGAGGCGCGGGGCGCGGCGCGAGGCGCGGGGCGCGAGGCGCGAGGCGCGAGGCGCGAGGTGAGAGGGGTGAGGCGCGAGGCGCGGGGCGCGGGGCGCGAGGGGTGAGGGGTCATACCAATGACGATTGACGATGCCGCGTGCTGGTCATTCCGAGCCCTTCGCTTCGCTCAGGGTAAACGCAGCGAGGAATCTGCGCGGGTCGCGCACGACCCCTCGCGCTGCGCGGGGTGACCATGCCGGATGGTCACTGGTCATTGGTATAAGAGGTGAGAGGGGCGAGGGAAGAGGCGCGAGGCGCGAGGGGTGAGGAGAGGTGAGAGGGGCGAGGGGCCGGACAATGGCGTAGCGCGAGATGTATCTCGCATTTGTAGCGAGGGGCGAGGTGAGAGGGGCGAGGGGCCGAACAATGGCGTAGCGCGAGATGTATCTCACATTTGTGGCGAGGTGAGAGGCGAGAGGGGCGAGGGGCCGGACAATGGCGTAGCGCGAGATTTATCTCGCATTTGTGGCGAGGTGAGAGGGGCGAGGGGCGAGGTGAGAGGGGTGAGGGGTGATACCAATGACGATTGACGATGCCGCGTGCTGGTCATTCCGAGCCCTTCGCTTCGCTCAGGGTAAACGCAGCGAGGAATCTGCGCGGGTCGCGCACGACCCCTCGCGCTGCGCGGGGTGACCATGCCGGATGGTCACTGGTCATTGGTATAAGAGGTGAGAGGGGCGAGGGAAGAGGCGCGAGGGGTGAGGAGAGGTGAGAGGGGCGAGGGGCCGGACAATGGCGTAGCGCGAGATGTATCTCACATTTGTGGCGAGGTGAGAGGCGAGAGGGGGTAAGGAAGATCGTTGGAGGTCGAACGTTCGACGTGGAAATGCGGTAGAACGGATGCACTGCACCGTCTCCCGCAACAACGCCCGACATTGACTCTTCGGACGTAGTTCCGGCAGCCGTGATTACTCCTCTTTGGAAGCGACAAGCGGTTCAGGGTCAATTGGCGAGTTCGGGCGTTCTGATCGCCACATCCAGACGGAGATTGCCTGCCGGACGATGCCAAGAGGTGCGTCCCAGGGACGAGAGCGCAGGATCACCTCAACCTTCTCCGGCAGAACGACAGTGTTGAGCCAGGGTCCTTCCAGAAGAACAGCAGGTGCTCCATTGACTTGAACCCGCCACCCCGGTCACGTATACTCCTTGACGCTCAATGTCCCTCCTTCGGGTGAGTCGCAGACAACGCGCATATCGCCTGCTATGCCCGTTGCTATGCAAACGGAACGCATTCCGTCAGCGCCGGTTACGGCAGCATATTCATTTCCGGGCGGCGCCGCAGCAATAGTAAGGGTATCGACGGTCGCCAGCACGGTCCAGCCTTCTGGGGGCGCTGGACGAAATGCAGCCACCTCCGGTTCGACCGGCGGTCGATCCTTGAAACGCCACGGACGAAAACCGGCGCTGATCGTCAGGTTCCGGCGCACGGCGAGTTGCAAAAACAGATTCTGCGCGTCTGTAAGTGAGTGGTCTTGTGCTGATCCCAGAATCCGATATAATACATGCTGTCTGTCGCAGCAGCGCTCCGCGATGACGGCGGCTCGCTCTGCGCACTTTTTTGTGATGGAATATAGATATGCCACACCGCCATGAGCACGTCCGATAGTCAGCGACCGACTGAAATGGCGAAAGCCTACGAATCGCAGCGCGTCGAGCAGCGCCTCTACGAATGGTGGGAGCGCAGCGGCTTTTTCACGCCACCCGAAACATCGGACCGTCCGCCGTTTGTTGTCTCGATGCCTCCGCCCAACGTAACCGGCGAACTCCACATGGGGCATGCCATGTTCGTCACGATTGAGGATGTGATGGTGCGCTGGCATCGGATGCTCGGCGAACCGACACTCTGGCTGCCCGGTACCGACCACGCTGGCATCGCCACACAATTGCAGGTCGAACGGTTGCTCCAGAGTGAGGGCTTGAGTCGCCAGCAGGTCGGTCGTGAGGAGTTTTTACGCCGCACGTGGGAATGGAAAGAAAAGTATGGCGGCGAAATCACCCGTCAGCTACGCCGTCTCGGTGCGTCGTGCGATTGGACGCGCGAACGGTTTACGCTCGACCCGATGCTCTCGCGCGCGGTACGCGCCGCCTTCAAGCGCCTGTACGATGATGGCCTGATCTACCGTGGCTATCGTCTGGTCAACTGGTCGCCAAACCTGCAAACGGCAGTGAGCGACCTGGAGGTGGAGTACGAAGAGCGCGATATGTATCTGTACCATGTGCGCTACCCGATCGTCGGCGACAGTTGGCGCCCCGGCGTCTGGGGCAGTGGTCGGTGGGCTGCCGGCGCAACGGAGTTTATCACGGTTGCAACCACGCGCCCGGAAACAATCATGGGCGATACCGCCGTGGCAGTGAACCCCAACGATCCGCGCTACCGGCACATGATCGGTCAGATGGTTGCGCTGCCGGCGATTGGTCGCCTGATCCCGATTATCGCCGACGACTACGCCGACCCGGAGTTTGGCACCGGTGCGGTGAAAATTACACCAGCGCACGACCCGAACGACTATCTGGTTGGTCTGCGTCACCATTTGCCGATGATCAACATTATGAACGCCGATGCGACCCTCAATGCCGAAGCCGGTCCGTATGCCGGTCTGGATCGCTTCGAGGCGCGGCGGCGACTAATTGATGACCTTGAGCGCGAAGGGTTGCTGGTCGAGGTGCGTCCGCACCGCATGTCGGTGGGGATCAGTCAACGCGGCGGCGAGATCGTTGAGCCGCTTCTGAGCGAGCAGTGGTTCGTGCGCGCCGGGCCGCTCGCCGAGTTGGCGCTTGCGGCGGTGCGCGAGGGGCGTACCCGCATCGTGCCGGAACGCTTCGAGAAGGTATTCTTCCACTGGCTGGAAAATATTCAGGATTGGTGCATCAGCCGCCAACTCTGGTGGGGGCACCGTATTCCTGTGTGGTACACGCCCGACGGTCAAATGATCGTGCCCGGTCCCGACGATCCTGATCCGCAAGGGCAGGGGCTGGTCCAGGACCCGGATGTGCTCGATACCTGGTTTTCCAGCGCGCTCTGGCCCTTCTCGACGCTTGGCTGGCCCGACGATACGCCGGATATGCGGCGCTTTTATCCCACCAGCGTGATGGAGACCGGGTACGACATTCTGTTCTTCTGGGTCGCGCGGATGATGATGATGGGGTGCTATCTGACAGGCGAACCCCCCTTCCATACCGTCTACCTCCATGGTCTGGTGCGCGACAAAGATGGACGCAAGATGTCGAAGACCTACGGCAATGTGGTCAATCCGCTTGATGTGATCGACCAGTATGGCGCTGACGCGCTGCGCTTCACGCTGGCGACCAGCAGTTCGCCCGGGCAGGACCTGAACCTCAACCCGGAACGTATCGAGTCGGCGCGCAATTTCGCAAATAAATTGTGGAACATGACCCGCTTCGTCCTCTCGAAATTGGACGATGACAGCCTGCGAGAAGCACGGCGCGATCCCCAACCCGCGACGCTCGCCGACCGCTGGATCCTGTCGCGCTACCATCGTCTGGCGTTGGATGTTGATCGCCTGATGCGCGCGTACAATTTTGGTGAGGCGGGGCGCAGCATTCAGGAGTTCCTCTGGAGCGAATTCGCCGACTGGTATGTCGAAGTCGCCAAGGTGCAGTTTGAGCAGGAGTCGCTCAGACCATCAACGCGCGTTATGCTCTTCACGGTGCTGGAAGGCGCGTTGCGCATGCTGCACCCCTTCATGCCATTCGTTACGGAGGAAGCCTGGCAGTACCTGGTGCATGATCGCCGGTCTGACGACATGCCGGCGTCGATCATGATCGCGGCGTATCCACAACCGGATACAAACCGGATCGACGAGAGCGTCGAGCGTGATTGGGCGCTCGTTCAGGCGCTAATCACCGGTATTCGGAATATTCGCACCGAATACAAGGTCGAACCGGCGCGCCTGATCGCCGCCACTGTCGTGGCAGGCACGCAGGCGGCGCTGATCGAGTCGCAGCGCGCGATTATTGCGCGTCTGGCGCGCGTCGAAGCGGATCGTCTGATGATCGCCGCCACCATCGATCAGCGTCCGGCGAATGCCGCCACCCTTGTGATCGGATCGGTTGAAGCATACCTGCCGCTTGCCGGTATGATCGATCTGGAAGCCGAACGCGCGCGCCTGCTCAAGGAACTGGAATCGGCGCTGGCGGAAGCAGCGCGGCGCGAGGCGCGGCTGGCCACTCCTGGTTTCGTTGACAAGGCGCCTGCGGCTGTGGTGCAACGCGAACGCGACGGCCTGGCGGCTGTGCGCGAAACGATAGCCCGCCTGCAGGATCGCCTGGCGCAGCAAGGATTGCATCCATGACACCATCAACGTTCCTGATTACTGGCGGCGCCGGTTTTCTGGGGATTAATCTGGTCCGCTATCTCCTGGAGCGTGGGCATCCGGTCGTTTCGCTTGACATTGCCGATTTCAACTACCCCGAACGCAACCGGGTCAGGGCAATCAAGGGTGACATTCGTGACCGCTCGAGCGTTGACCGCGCAATGGAGGGCGTGCAGATTGTTGTGCATGCAGCGGCAGCGTTGCCGTTATACAAAAAGGAAGATATCTTCTCCACCGACCTCGACGGCACACGAAATGTGCTGCAATCGGCGTTGGAACACGGCGTCGAACGGGTGATCCATATTTCTTCGACTGCCGTCTATGGCATTCCTGATCATCACCCGCTCTATGAGGACGACCCGCTCCATGGCGTCGGTCCCTACGGCGAGGCAAAGGTGAAGGCGGAACAGATCTGCCTGGAATATCGCGCCAAAGGGATGTGCGTGCCGATCATTCGTCCGAAGTCGTTCGTCGGTCCTGAGCGTCTTGGCGTGTTTGCGCTCCTCTACGATTGGGCGAAGGATGGGAAGAATTTTCCCATGATCGGCAGCGGCAACAATCGCTATCAGTTGCTCGACGTCGAGGACCTGTGCGAGGCGATCTATCGCTGTGCGACGCTTGATCGTGATCGGGTGAATGATACGTTCAACATTGGCGCGAAAGAGTTTACGACGATGCGCGAGGATTATCAGGCGGTGCTGGACGCTGCCGGTTTTGGGAAGAAAATCATCCCCTTCCCGG
This region includes:
- a CDS encoding tetratricopeptide repeat protein, with the protein product MSRSSVSIWCERVIEGGWLLALLLIPTYFNLLSARHFEPDKATTLRSIVMVMLAAALIDALERFANRRVTVEDASKPPWWRRIASIPLAVPTSMYAAVFLLATAVSIAPSVSFWGSYQRLQGTFTNLSYIGLGVLIAFYLRRREQIDRLVTIMILAGLIAAWYGLVQHVQLDPLPWRGDVVSRVASTMGNSIFVAAYMIMVLPYALYRGVVALYQARNADALPSRPSIDLGWGAAYVLLALSALALVFAAMMFGAVVRAADLRYWWVYPGALIIAGGLFLLIALAPHRAERLTFRTLIPGILLLAYVVFLGVSYALGQGPNQRVVPLEGRPGVEWPLWLGIAVALMASGYALVILLPRRANGTSRLGLVLESVGAWTIATLLLAAIFFTQSRGPWLGGFASLFVFFTLLLILALRRAQQQNQERARLWRRLLIGEVVVALALAGFLAAFNLSDAPLFQQLRDVPYIGRMGRLLEVETGTGRVRWLIWFGDDKAGGAAALIRSDPLRMIVGWGPETMFVAYNPFYPPSLTSLEARTASPDRSHQAYLDEMINKGLLGLISYLFLLFSFFALAWSLANRVTDWGLQVLITAAIAAVTAHVVEGLTGIPIVSTLMLQWVSFALVVAVGAIAGEYRMPGAAPVHPGAGPAPAAPVPATSVRQRGGRRAQAVKRGSSSTGRSTVPSRVRSEGRAAAMGVYAIILILVFFGVWTSNVDSVLADMRLQQAQGYIDSPGARLEQQIVGASYLLDAIRMEPDQDFYYLTLGRSLMTMVSLRADEARRSGASLGQIDPNASVATLLQLDDTAELQAFVLRRTPMELLSYARAVLLRAQQIAPLNKDHAANLARMYNFWYQTLSGGQDRDALAQAIEWYQRAHAIAPQDVAILNEYASAVARSGDYDKSLALLETSRNLDPLYNDTLLRMGEVLRAQGRFAEAVDQYLTLLDRDPSALNGQISAIATVLSSDPVQLARLRDRYRAAQASRPDDPQLASIVGLLSVRSGDLETAASAFAEAVRLQPDNLEARQNYTIVLSDLLRYDQAAQQAQELLTLASQRQETTDQQRAAIEALLGYLRQRANGG
- a CDS encoding AEC family transporter — its product is MPALLSIFLNVLAPVFLLVSFGYIAGPRLNLESRTLTRFSYFILIPAFTFDVMSNARIGAALAGQMVAYAIIVHLACAGVGYVVATLLSRSPKMVAAYMLIAIFGNVGNFGIPIVQFRFPGSDQALVAGTVYFLAISSIAFVVGVAAANWHRGSAWRAALAVVKTPALIAVPPALLVNSLQIELPPLLSRSISLLSAAMIPTMLVALGVQLSGAGMPRLTLDTVLAAVVRLVAGPALALALAPLFGLDGIERAVGVLQAAMPAAVLASIIAVENDLLPEFVITTVLFSTLLSIVTLTLVLAIV
- a CDS encoding TRAP transporter small permease subunit gives rise to the protein MQALLRISDAIDALNEWIGGKTAYIVMAMVAIGFVNVIARYIGRFIGTRLTSNAIIELQWYLFSIMFFLGFAYILKHNLNVRVDFWYANWSPQRRALIDLVGTLLFLIPFCILAIVVTINPVMFSWGRLPNGNWGAWEMSPDPDGLPRAPIKSMIIVAFVLLLLQAIAQAIKYLAVVTNTVRAEQAAQIEEYHAPVVE
- a CDS encoding TRAP transporter large permease; this translates as MGYEWLAIAMFVGFFFLLISGYPVAFSFAGTAIVFGLIGLALDAVKIDLLRLLPNRWFGTMSDFTLLAIPFFIYLGSVLEKSGLAEELLETVGILLGPLRGGIALAVVVVGTLLAATTGVVAATIIAMGLISLPIMVRLGYDRGLATGAITSSGTLAQMIPPSLVLVVLSDQIGVSVGDLFAGALIPGLMLAGSYALYCVVIAYLKPELAPPLPLEMRQIRGWALFMKSLKALVPPIALIFAVLGSIFFGLATPTEAGSVGAVGAILLAWANKRLNWKLLADSALSTARTSTLVIMILFCSTFFSLIFEALGGTKFVTEILTGLPGGIVAFIIVSNIVVFLLGIFLEFVEICFIVMPLFVPAANALGIDMIWFGIMMAVNLQTAFISPPVGFSLFYLQSVAPKDVETADIHKGALPFMALQIVVLILVILFPGTVTWLVERVQG
- a CDS encoding valine--tRNA ligase codes for the protein MSTSDSQRPTEMAKAYESQRVEQRLYEWWERSGFFTPPETSDRPPFVVSMPPPNVTGELHMGHAMFVTIEDVMVRWHRMLGEPTLWLPGTDHAGIATQLQVERLLQSEGLSRQQVGREEFLRRTWEWKEKYGGEITRQLRRLGASCDWTRERFTLDPMLSRAVRAAFKRLYDDGLIYRGYRLVNWSPNLQTAVSDLEVEYEERDMYLYHVRYPIVGDSWRPGVWGSGRWAAGATEFITVATTRPETIMGDTAVAVNPNDPRYRHMIGQMVALPAIGRLIPIIADDYADPEFGTGAVKITPAHDPNDYLVGLRHHLPMINIMNADATLNAEAGPYAGLDRFEARRRLIDDLEREGLLVEVRPHRMSVGISQRGGEIVEPLLSEQWFVRAGPLAELALAAVREGRTRIVPERFEKVFFHWLENIQDWCISRQLWWGHRIPVWYTPDGQMIVPGPDDPDPQGQGLVQDPDVLDTWFSSALWPFSTLGWPDDTPDMRRFYPTSVMETGYDILFFWVARMMMMGCYLTGEPPFHTVYLHGLVRDKDGRKMSKTYGNVVNPLDVIDQYGADALRFTLATSSSPGQDLNLNPERIESARNFANKLWNMTRFVLSKLDDDSLREARRDPQPATLADRWILSRYHRLALDVDRLMRAYNFGEAGRSIQEFLWSEFADWYVEVAKVQFEQESLRPSTRVMLFTVLEGALRMLHPFMPFVTEEAWQYLVHDRRSDDMPASIMIAAYPQPDTNRIDESVERDWALVQALITGIRNIRTEYKVEPARLIAATVVAGTQAALIESQRAIIARLARVEADRLMIAATIDQRPANAATLVIGSVEAYLPLAGMIDLEAERARLLKELESALAEAARREARLATPGFVDKAPAAVVQRERDGLAAVRETIARLQDRLAQQGLHP
- a CDS encoding NAD-dependent epimerase/dehydratase family protein; amino-acid sequence: MTPSTFLITGGAGFLGINLVRYLLERGHPVVSLDIADFNYPERNRVRAIKGDIRDRSSVDRAMEGVQIVVHAAAALPLYKKEDIFSTDLDGTRNVLQSALEHGVERVIHISSTAVYGIPDHHPLYEDDPLHGVGPYGEAKVKAEQICLEYRAKGMCVPIIRPKSFVGPERLGVFALLYDWAKDGKNFPMIGSGNNRYQLLDVEDLCEAIYRCATLDRDRVNDTFNIGAKEFTTMREDYQAVLDAAGFGKKIIPFPAAPVIWTLRILEALRLSPLYKWVYETAATDSFVSIEKAERVLGFTPKYSNKEALVRNYRWYIEHVQEFEGASGVSHRVPWKQGVLRLAKILF